In Bacillota bacterium, a genomic segment contains:
- a CDS encoding NAD-dependent epimerase/dehydratase family protein, giving the protein MIAGNPSILKRGKSMNVVTGATGHIGNTLVRALLSRDAKVRCLVLPSEGREPLAGLDIETAMGDVRDSGSLEAAFAGADVVYHLASVITLSPRQGRLLKAVNVGGAANVVEACRRTGVRRLVYVSSIHAIAEPPQGTVIDETMPIDPSRIHMAYGKSKAEATRIVLRAAGQGLDAVVVCPTGVIGPYDFRLSEMGRLFLTFAKRRLPAFVDGAYDFVDVRDVAEGLIAAADKGRTGEVYILSGELVTVRRLMGLLGGVTGTRAPRFLAPAW; this is encoded by the coding sequence ATGATTGCCGGGAACCCGTCAATCCTCAAGCGAGGCAAGAGCATGAACGTCGTCACCGGCGCCACCGGGCACATCGGCAACACCCTCGTCCGCGCCCTATTGTCCCGCGACGCTAAAGTCAGGTGCCTGGTCCTGCCGTCGGAAGGGCGCGAGCCCTTGGCCGGGCTGGACATTGAGACCGCCATGGGCGACGTCAGGGATTCGGGATCGCTGGAGGCCGCCTTCGCCGGGGCCGACGTGGTCTACCATCTGGCCTCGGTCATCACCCTCTCCCCAAGGCAGGGGAGGCTCCTGAAGGCGGTCAACGTCGGCGGCGCGGCCAATGTCGTTGAGGCCTGCCGTCGCACGGGCGTGAGAAGGTTGGTCTACGTCAGTTCGATTCACGCCATTGCCGAGCCGCCGCAGGGGACGGTCATCGACGAAACGATGCCGATCGACCCAAGCCGCATCCACATGGCCTACGGAAAATCCAAGGCCGAGGCCACGCGGATCGTCCTGCGGGCGGCCGGGCAAGGGCTGGACGCCGTGGTCGTCTGCCCGACCGGGGTGATCGGCCCTTATGATTTCCGGCTATCCGAGATGGGCCGGCTCTTTCTGACCTTCGCCAAGCGGCGGCTGCCCGCTTTCGTCGACGGGGCCTACGATTTCGTCGACGTCCGCGACGTTGCCGAGGGGCTCATCGCCGCCGCCGACAAGGGGCGGACCGGGGAGGTCTACATCCTTTCGGGCGAACTGGTCACGGTCCGCCGGCTGATGGGCCTCCTCGGAGGGGTGACCGGGACACGGGCCCCGCGCTTCCTCGCGCCGGCCTGGT
- a CDS encoding recombinase family protein, whose translation MLQALKLDHNAVAVYARAAKGETDIVGIEEQVRECRTAINRNGVKLKKDLIFVDEGQPGTSLDRPALSQLRQSVKEGTVSAVFVWRLDRLSRSVLDCVSLVRREWGKKCVLVSVSDDFHTGGPSGERVFGILQRFIEAEAPSLEVLEEIASLQPRHRSAGRGR comes from the coding sequence ATGCTTCAAGCGCTCAAGCTCGACCACAACGCCGTGGCGGTCTACGCTAGGGCGGCCAAAGGGGAAACCGACATCGTAGGCATCGAAGAGCAGGTCCGAGAATGCCGGACGGCGATCAATCGCAATGGCGTCAAACTGAAGAAGGATCTGATCTTCGTTGACGAAGGGCAACCGGGAACGAGCCTCGACCGCCCGGCCCTGTCGCAGTTGAGGCAATCGGTCAAGGAGGGGACGGTGTCGGCGGTCTTCGTCTGGCGACTGGATCGGCTCAGCCGCAGCGTCCTCGATTGCGTCTCGCTGGTCCGCCGGGAGTGGGGCAAGAAGTGCGTCCTCGTCTCGGTCAGCGACGACTTTCATACCGGCGGCCCTTCGGGCGAGCGGGTCTTCGGTATCCTTCAGCGGTTCATCGAGGCCGAGGCCCCGAGCCTGGAAGTGCTCGAGGAGATCGCCTCGCTTCAGCCGAGGCACCGTTCGGCGGGTCGGGGGCGATAG